In Synchiropus splendidus isolate RoL2022-P1 chromosome 7, RoL_Sspl_1.0, whole genome shotgun sequence, the genomic window GGATTTGACCACGCCCACAACTTGGTCATTCAGCATGCAGGTTTTGGCCATGGACGGCTGCAGGAACCCAAAGGGCGTCTCAGCCTGCACCTGCTTTTTGGAACTGAGAGGTGCTAGCTGGAGATAGACCTCCTGCTCCGGGGCCTGGCCTTCAGAAGGGTCCTGGAGGGACAGAAAGAGATGAGCGGCCCAGACATTGATGACCCACATGCCCACATACCAGTGGGTGGTCCAGATAGTGGCGTCGGCGGTTTAGGTCATCGATGATGGAGGACAGGAACGAACATACTTCATCAGGGGATTCCTGGAGAccgagtcagagagagagagttggcGCAGCCCCCGACAGACACATATCTCCGACTCACCTGCGGGTCGTCCAtcattctcctcagctgctccagctTTCCTCTAATCCTCAACTGCTGCTGGACGCTGGTGGCTTCCTGTTTCCATGGCGATCAGAGGCCTCGGTcaacacacacgtacacaagcccacacacacatgcgcgctgGTACCTCAGCCTTCATCTGAAGTCTACTCCGGGTAATAATATCTTGGACCTTCTCCTGAAACTCAGCTTCTGACAGCATGATGGATAACTTTTCCTCCAGTCGCGCAGAGGCCACTTTCACCTGCATGGGGAGTCACAGGTCAGACTATGGATGCCCCGACTCCCGCATCTGACATCGGCCCATCAAAAACTgaagaatccaactgtgagaGGCGCGTGGAAGCCAGGTGGATAAAAACAGGCAACCACGACGGACAAACTTATATACGCAATATATGTTGCGCTGCGTGAACTGAAAAAGACGGCATGTTTCTTTACTTCTACGTGCAGTCGAACAAGGGAAGCGGCGGCGTGACGCCCGGCTGTGTCACCTTCAGCTGGCTGGTGCGGCTGAAGTCTTCCAGTTTGGCGTGGACTGCTTCTTCGTTCTCCTTGATCCTCCTGTTCTCTTCTACCAGCTGTTTTTGGTAGTGCTTCACCTCCGGAACACTGAAGTGGCCCCCCTCACTGAATACCCTGCCGTGACGCACACACGTCGGTGAGACTCAGTGACCGAGGATCGGGGTCCCAACCGCATCCCTCCTCACTGTGGGGGTGTGTCCGGCAGACCACAGTCGGACTGACCTGAAGGAGCCGAGCAGCGACTTTGTTGCCTCTCGCAAATACTGAACTCGACTTTGCACTGATTCGCTGAAGGAGGACTGGAGGTTCTGAAGGTCTCGGATGTGACTGTCCAATCCGTCCTGAAGGGCTGAGCTCAGCTCCGACAGCCTTCTGAAATATGGTGAGAGACACAGTCAGTCAGCCAGGCAGCGGGCGAGCAGGAGAGAGTGGGTCGGGGGGGGAGACATACCGTCGGCTGGTCTTGGCCGTCTGCACGTCCCCCTCCATGCAGGTCAGCATGTCGCTGATGAGCTGGTTCCTGGAGGTGACTGACAGCTGATGCTGCTCGAAGTCGGAAAAGCAGGAATTCAACTCTTCTGTCACCTGATGTCTGTGCGAGTCCCAGCACTGCtgatgtgtctgcagctccgctgcacacacacacacacatacatacacacgaTGCTGGGCCCACCGCAAACTCCAATGATCGATCACAGCTGACAGGACATGGACGTCAGTCTCTGTGACTCATCTGCGAGTGTGTTACCGAGTCGCCGCTCAGTCACGTGGAGGCAGAGGAGTTCTGGATTGAGCCCCTTGCTCAGAAGCGTCTGGTCCAAACGCACTGCCTCTTTGCGCTCCTTCACCATGGAGCCAGCGGAGGTCAGCACCACGTGGAAGCGCTCCTCCAGGTGCTCCAACAGCAAAGTCCGAGTCCTAACAACACACCACCCGCTGtttcctgcgtgtgtgtgatggtgttcttgtacttctagctttgtgaggacctgtgtgagtttttaatcaacagagtgagaacattttggccggtcctcacaagcctcattttgagggttaaaactacaaaatagctcggTCATTATATTtgagttttagtttggttaagagtaaaggttacgtttatgtgttttagatggttaggtttagggggagaggctggggaaagggttatgtcaatgacggtcctcactaagatagaaagACAAACTTGTGTGTCTGTACGCACgagctgagtgtgtgagtgagcaaaTTCACGTCAAACACCGTCAGGTCCGTTTCCCGAGGAACTGAGTCCGGCATGTCGGGGGCGGAGCATCTGAAGGCAGGGCCGGTGTAGGACACGCCCCTTGTTGAGGTGAAGCTCTCCCACACATTGAAGTCACTGATGTCTCGCAGACAAGTCTCTGCCTGAACACAGCAGGAAGACGGACACACGTGAGCACGTGCAGACTCACCTGTTGCTAACTCTGCTCAGTCACTAGACGGAGACAATGGAGCTGCGGCAGGAACGCCTCCATAGATCACCTCAATCAGCCAATCGTGGGTCATGGGGTCGTCATCGTCCTGGCGCCGCGGAGCCCGATCGTCTGACAGCTCCTCTGAAAGGTGCAAACAGAGTGAACACAGATCAAAATCATCATCGACATGTCATTCACGTAcgagtgtttttgttgttggctTTCTTGTTGATGTTGGCGATGGATCGGGGCCGGAGCTTCTGAAGTTCTTCTGGACTCTGGGCAAGTGAAGATATCGTCTTAAAAAGGGCTGTGTGAGCCGGGTTAGCTGGGACCATCTCACCGGTGAGAAGGCGTCACTGAGGCGGAAGAAAGTGGCCAGATTTCGACTGTAGGAGGACAGTTCGTCCACGAAGATCCACGGGAGGCGGTCCAACACCGAGTTGCTTTGGTCCATCACTTGCTGTGAGCCCCTGGggttcacacacaaacaccaagcTCAGTCCCAGAGGTTCAAATGGACCGGGCACGGAAGCATCAGCACCACTTCTGCTGGATGTCCTTCATCTGTTCCTGAAGCGTTTTCTTTTTGCTCTCCTGGCGGCGTTCCAACAGCTTTGTTTCCTTCTTACTCTCCTGGCGCCGTTCCGTCAGCAGACCGTCCTTTTTGCCCTCTTGACGCCGTTCCGCCTCAGTGGTTTCTTTGCCGGCCTCCGGGTGAAGAGCCGCCAGCAAAGCGTCCATGTTGCTCTCTTGACGAAGTCGCGCGAGCAGCAAGTTCAGTTCTGCTGCTATATTCTGGGGGGCAGCAGTGAGACACCACACGCTGACATATGCATGCTAACACAGAGTCATCAGACAGCAGAGGAGCGAGTCAACTGAGGAGAGAGTCAACAGAGGAGCTAGTCAGCAGACTGGCGAGTCATCAGAGGAGTGAGTCATTAGATGAGTGAGTCATCAGACTGGCGAGTCATCAGAGTGGCGAATCAACAGAGGAGCGAGTCAACAGAGGAGCGAGTCAGCAGACTGGCGAGTCATCAGAGGAGTGAGTCATTAGATGAGTGAGTCATCAGACTGGCGAGTCATCAGAGTGGCGAATCAACAGAGGAGCGAGTCAACAGAGGAGCGAGTCAGCAGACTGGCGAGTCATCAGAGGAGTGAGTCATTAGATGAGTGAGTCATCAGACTGGCGAGTCATCAGAGTGGCGAATCAACAGAGGAGAGAGTCAACAGAGGAGCGAGTCAACAGAGGAATGAGTCATCAGAGGAGCGAGTCATCAGAAAGGTAAGTCATTAGAGGAGCGAGTCATTAGAGGAATAAGTCATCAGAGTAGTGAGACATTAGAGGAGTGAGTCACTAGAGGAGCGAGTCAACAGATGAGTGAGTCAACAGAGGAGCAAGTCATCAGAagagtcaccagaggagagagtcaacagaggagagtgagtgagtcaccATCCTCTGAGGCTTCTGGGAGTGTGTGAGAAAGTCCAGGTGGCGATCCAGTTCCTGCTCTCGTCTCTGGACGCTGCTGCAGTACATCTCCCAGAGCAACGCCACGGCTCGCATCACCACAAACACGCAGTTGCTGAGACGGTAGGATGAGCGAGAGACAGAGTTCAACCAGACCTGTTGAGGGAgtgagaggaaggtcaaaggtcgtgTCAGACCGACGGTCGGTCTGGGGGACATGACTCAGATGGACACTGACCTCAGTAGCAGTCTGTCGTTCTTCATCGTGCCTATGGCTTTGACCAATCAGAGGCAGAAGTTCTGAGTTCAGAACCTCAGAAACCTGTTCATCTGAGAGCTGCAGTGCTGCGAGGGCCTCCTGCAAGACATCGGCAGCACCAATGATGTCGTCCTCCATGACAACAGCTGCAGGTGGGAACCTCCAGATCAGAAGTCTTTACCTTGCAGCGGACAATATTTGCCAGACGATGCTCCTGCACGCGCTCAGTGCAGTTCCGTACCTGCTCCAGCAGGAGGGTGTGGAACCGATCTgcgtgccacacacacacttagagaCTCAAGTGTGTGAAAttcatcaataaaaacaacGCTACATACCAATTTGTTGATTGACAGCCGTCATTTTGTTAAGCCAATCAGAGACAAGCTCCACAGAGGGTGGGACCAGACCTCTGGAGGAAGAAGACATTTGGTTAAGACGTCCAGATTTGAGGAACGGACCTCGACTGACCTGATGTCGGTGATGATGTCACGGCGCCGCTCAGTCAGGTGACTCAGGCGTTGTCTCATTTTCTCAAACACTTGTTGCTCCGCCCACAAACACTCGTCATCATCGCCACGGCAACACGTCCTGCCAGGAAAGCACAGGTCAGAGGCTGGACCAGTCGCTGACCGACACAGACGCTGGGACGACTGATCCACCCACCTGAAACCATCTATCACCTGCTGGACCCGTCTGGTCTTCCAGCCTGACAGCGTGTCCTCCCACTGGAGACGAATGAGGGACTCCTGCCGCAGGAcgtcctcctgcagcagcagcaccagctgaGCACTTCTGCGGCGCTCCATCAACAGAGACGTGTTCAGGCCCTGCGGGACACTCTGTCATCACAGGGGCTCAAGGTGAGGGGGTCAGGGATATGGGGTCTACCATGGCTTTGTCCAGGATCAGTCGGCGGACACTGAGTGGAGGAAGAAAGCTCAGGTTCTCCAGCACGTGGCAGGATGAGGCCAGGATTGCTCTTATCTACAGAGGCAGAACACTGCTTAGCCCGGATGCTCTTTCACATGACCTCTTGGACCTGTCCATCTCACCTGTCTACCATGGAGACATTCCCTGTCCAGCAGGCTCTGACGGAATtgactgatgtttttcttcttcacggacaactcctccagcagctggtcccacacatcacacacaccctgttctcaggacacacacacacacacacatgttggtATCTcggtccttgtgaggacctctcatggccataaccctttccccagcctgtccCCCTAAACCTCATTCTGGGTTTCAGCTTGCTATTTTGACGTTTGGAAGTGTGGGGTCTGGCTGAATGGcacccacaaaggcataaggtcctcacaaggatagtgttttgtcaagaattggtccccacatgcAAGGATCAACCTGGCACACAGGTTCTCAGAAGCCACTGATGCACGGTGGAGCCAACTATCCTGCTTGTGACAGAAGCTAATGACCTGCAGGCTGGCGTCATGAAGTTTATCCAGACTGTCCCTCAATGTGTTCAAGCGCTCGTCCACGTCCCTCAGAGACGACACCAGCTGACGACTGACCGAGACAACATGAGTTGTGTGGTCCTGcatacacacacaacaacaacaccagagtcaacatactgtatattctaCAGAGGGGCGTGAATGTAAACCAACCTCATCGATGGCTCTCAGCtcttggtcaagttgctgtatTGCATCGTCGtgtttcttcttatttttttctgcaatgtggTCGATGATGTCTGAATGACCCACAGCTGCCgagacaccaacacacacagctcaTCACCACAACCTGTGATTGGCAGGACAGTGTGTCAGACACGGACCTGGCGCGTCAGGCAGCTTGCTGACGTCGTCATGGTCTTCTGTCACTTGTCTCCTCCTGGAAGACAaggatgtttcttcttcttacaCACCACGTTCAGTGACATGGCAGTGGAGTGTGAGCCTGTGTTCACCTCATCACAACTTGGCGAAGAATTCCACACGCTCCAGCTCGATAGCGCCACCTACAGCTCAGCTGACAGAGTGGCTGCGCAGACCAAAGGTGACTCGTTCTTATGCAGAAAACATGATGAAGCAATGTAGAACATTACGACTTTGAAGTCCTTCAGGTGAcaggtgacatcatcactcaaaGACACAGATAACAACAAAGATCATCAAACACGTTCACTAAAGCTATAAATTGCGAAAACAGGAGTCAAACCAGCAGGATACCTGACGAACGTCCGAACGGCAGGGGGTGGCGCTACACAAGAGAAAAACAGACAGGATGGAGGTGGAGACACAAGGTGAAGCTTGTTCAGAAATGTCCCAAGAACTTTCACAGGATGCCCGAGAATTGATGGGCGGAGATCCAGAAAATGTGGAAGGTGGAAAGAATTACCATCAGCGGCTGACGAAAGCATTTCTGAAGGAGCACTGTGAGAAGTTCAAGCTCAGCCCCACACCTCAACACAATGACAACTTGTATCTGCACTTCAAAGGATTTTCAGCCATTGAGAACCTGGAGGACTTCAGCGGCCTCAAGTGCCTCTGGCTGCACGGGAACCGGCTGCGGTGCATCCAAAACCTAAGCGCGCAGACAGAGCTGCGATGTCTCTTTCTCCAGGAGAACTCCATCTGCAAACTTGAGAATCTGGAACACTTGGTTTGTCTGAGCACTTTGAATGTCTCCAACAATAATATCAGCAGAGTGGAAGGTCTCGCCTGCCTCCGGCAGCTAAGCACGCTCAACCTCGCCCACAACAAGCTGGAGACGGTGGACGACATACGACACCTGAAGGACTGTCTGTCTATCAATGTACTGGATCTGTCTTATAATCGGCTGAATGACCCCGAGATAATCTCTGTGCTGGAGTCGATGCCTGACCTGCGAGTCCTGTACCTAACGGGAAATGAGGTggtaaaaaaaatccccaacTACAGGAAGACCATGATCGTGCACCTCAAGCAGCTGACCTTCCTGGATGAACACCCAGTCTTCCAGAGAGAGCGAGGATGCGCTGAGGCATGGGCAGCGGGgggcctggaggaggagcagcggaaGCAAAAGCACTGGGTCACTCACGAGCAGAAGAAGCTTCGTGAATGTCTGGATGCCATGGTGACCATCAGAAAGAAAGGCTTGGAAAGAAGTTTCAGAGAACTACTCAGCCACGAGAGCAGGAGCGGGGAGCCTAATGTCCAAAAGACTGTTAGTGAGACTGTTGTCCACCACTATGTTGACCAacaagaagaggagcagcagtcaGTTGACCAACACCAAGAGGAGCAACATTCGGTTGACCAAATAGCAGGGGAgataaagaaaacacaacaaaaactgGGGGACAAAAATTCAAAAGATCAGCAAGCAGAGAGAGGAGACCAACAACTGCAGCAACAGAAGGACCATTTTCACCCAGTCAAGCAAACACCAGAGAGAGGCGACCATCACGCACAGGGCCCAGTTGACAAGGAAGAACAACACCTCGCAGACTGGCAACATTCAGAGCCGCCACAGTCAGCTTGCAAACAAGTAGAGGCAAAACAATCTGTTGACAAACTACCAGCTGAGCAACAGTCAGGTGACCAACCAGTAGAGGAGCAATACTCAGTTGTAGACTGGCAACAATCAATTCCTCAAGAGTCAGGTAACCAACAAAAAGAGGAGCAATGGACAGTTGACCAACAAAAAGAGGAGCAACAGACAGTTGACCAACacaaagaggagcagcagacagttgaaaaacacttagaGGAGCAACAGACAGTTGATCAACAAAAAGATGAGCAACAGACAGTTGACCAACacaaagaggagcagcagacagttgaaaaacacttagaGGAGCAACAGACAGTATACCAGCAAGTAGACGAGCAACAGCCAGTTGATCAACaaaaagaggagaaacagaCAGTTGCCCAACACGAAGAGGAGCAACAAACAGTATACCAGCAAGTAGACAAGCAGCAGACAGTTGACCAACACGAAGAGGAGCAACAGACAGTATACCAGAATGTAGATGAGCAACATCCAGTACACCAGCAAGTGGAGGAGCAACAGTCAGTTGATCAACaaaaagaggagaaacagaCAATTTACCAACACAAAGAGGAGCAACAGACAGTAGACCAGAATGTAGAGGAGCAACATTTAGTTGACCAACAAAAAGAGGAACAACAGACTGTTGACCAATGCGAAGAGGAGCAACAGTCAGTTGACCAACACAAAGAGGAGCAACAGGCAGTTGAACCACTAGTAGAGGTGCAACAGTCAGTTTATCATCAAGTGCAGTATCTACAATTGGTtgacaaacacaaagaagaGCAACAGGCAGATGAGAAACACGAAATGGAGCAACAGTCAGAAGACCAACAAGGAGAGGAACAATATTCAGTTAACCAACAGGAGGAACAAGAAGAGCAACAAACAGTTGACCAtcaagaagaggagcagcagtcaTTTCACCAACCAGCAGTGGAGCAACATTCAGTTGACCAATCACAAGAGGAGCAACAGTCAGTATGTCAACAAGAAGAGAAGCAACTGTCAGTTGACCAACCGGTTGAGGAGCAACTCTCAGTTGACCAACCAGTAGAAGAGCAAGAGCCAGGTGTCCAACAAGACAAGGACCATCAGTCAGCTGACAAACACAAAGCGCAAAAGTCAGTTGACCAACAAGAAGTTGAGCAACAGTCGGTTAACAAACAAGATGCGCATCAGCCAGCTGACCGACCAGTATATGAGCAACAGTCAGTTGACCAACAAGAAGAGCAACAGTCAGATGTCCAACAAGAGGAGTATCAGTTAGTTGACCAACAAGAGCAACAGTTAGTTGACCAACAAGAAGAGGTGCACCAGTCTGTTCAAAAAGAACAAGCACAACAATCAGTTGACCATCAAGAAGATGTGCAACAGTCAGTTGACCAACAAGAAGAGCAACAGTCAGATGTCCAACAAGAGGAGTATCAGTTAGTTGACCAACAAGAGCAACAGTTAGTTGACCAACAAGAAGAGGTGCACCAGTCTGTTCAAAAAGAACAAGCACAACAATCAGTTGACCATCAAGAAGATGTGCAACAGTCAGTTGACCAACAAGAAGAGCAACAGTCAGATGTCCAACAAGAGGAGTATCAGTTAGTTGACCAACAAGAGCAACAGTTAGTTGACCAACAAGAAGAGGTGCACCAGTCTGTTCAAAAAGAACAAGCACAACAATCAGTTGACCATCAAGATGTGCAACAGTCAGTTGACCAACAAGAAGAGCAACAGTCAGATGTCCAACAAGAGGAGTATCAGTTAGTTGACCAACAAGAGCAACAGTTAGTTGACCAACAAGAAGAGGTGCACCAGTCTGTTCAAAAAGAACAAGCACAACAATCAGTTGACCATCAAGATGTGCAACAGTCAGTTGACCAACAAGACGAGGGGCGACAGTTTGTTGACCAAGAAGTAGTGGAGGAACAGTCAGTTGGCCAACAAGACGTGGAGCAACAATTAGTAGACCTACAAGAAGTGATGCAACAGTCAGTTGACCAACAAAAGGAGCATCATTTTCTTGACCAAGAAGAGGAGCATCAGTTTGTTGACCAAGAAGAGGAGCATCAGTTTGTTGATCAACAACAAGAGCAACAGTCAGTTGACCCACAAGAAGAGGAGCAACAGTCAGTTGACCGAGAAGAGGAGCATCAGTTTGTTGATCAACAACAAGAGCAACAGTCAGTTGACCAACAAGAAGACGAGCAACAGCCAATTGACCAACACCAAGAGGAGCAACTGTCAGCTGACCAACAAGAAGAAGAGTTACAGTCAGTTGACCAACAAGAGATGGAGCAACATTCAGTTGACCAAAAAGAAGAGGAGCAACAGTCAGATGAGCAACACAAAGTGCAACAGTCAATTGACAAACACCAAGAGCAACAGTCAGACGAGGAGCAACGGTCAGATGACCAACTAAAAGAGGAGTTAGTTGACCAGCAAGAAGAAAGGGATCAGGAAACAGAAAATACAATGTGCTACAAGAGCTCCAAAGGTCAACAGCCTGAGAGAGGACAGAAGGGGGCGCTCACCGAGGAAGATTTTAAACCAGTCATGCGAACACCTGAGAGAGGTGACCATCACTTACAGGGCCCGGTTGACCAGCAAGAACCAC contains:
- the ccdc180 gene encoding coiled-coil domain-containing protein 180, with translation MRRRQVTEDHDDVSKLPDAPAVGHSDIIDHIAEKNKKKHDDAIQQLDQELRAIDEDHTTHVVSVSRQLVSSLRDVDERLNTLRDSLDKLHDASLQGVCDVWDQLLEELSVKKKNISQFRQSLLDRECLHGRQIRAILASSCHVLENLSFLPPLSVRRLILDKAMGLNTSLLMERRRSAQLVLLLQEDVLRQESLIRLQWEDTLSGWKTRRVQQVIDGFRTCCRGDDDECLWAEQQVFEKMRQRLSHLTERRRDIITDIRGLVPPSVELVSDWLNKMTAVNQQIDRFHTLLLEQVRNCTERVQEHRLANIVRCKEALAALQLSDEQVSEVLNSELLPLIGQSHRHDEERQTATEVWLNSVSRSSYRLSNCVFVVMRAVALLWEMYCSSVQRREQELDRHLDFLTHSQKPQRMNIAAELNLLLARLRQESNMDALLAALHPEAGKETTEAERRQEGKKDGLLTERRQESKKETKLLERRQESKKKTLQEQMKDIQQKWGSQQVMDQSNSVLDRLPWIFVDELSSYSRNLATFFRLSDAFSPSPEELQKLRPRSIANINKKANNKNTQELSDDRAPRRQDDDDPMTHDWLIEAETCLRDISDFNVWESFTSTRGVSYTGPAFRCSAPDMPDSVPRETDLTVFDVNLLTHTLSSTRTLLLEHLEERFHVVLTSAGSMVKERKEAVRLDQTLLSKGLNPELLCLHVTERRLAELQTHQQCWDSHRHQVTEELNSCFSDFEQHQLSVTSRNQLISDMLTCMEGDVQTAKTSRRRLSELSSALQDGLDSHIRDLQNLQSSFSESVQSRVQYLREATKSLLGSFRVFSEGGHFSVPEVKHYQKQLVEENRRIKENEEAVHAKLEDFSRTSQLKVKVASARLEEKLSIMLSEAEFQEKVQDIITRSRLQMKAEEATSVQQQLRIRGKLEQLRRMMDDPQESPDEVCSFLSSIIDDLNRRRHYLDHPLDPSEGQAPEQEVYLQLAPLSSKKQVQAETPFGFLQPSMAKTCMLNDQVVGVVKSLGKVKGGTDPAGDPGMRSENKVHEVQSSESGRHRSHRSGGADKRIQVFGSRPAPDQTPESFLAIVTSLLWRANDVLMQEAEEFYQTERRGELRLLPNRQDHWAENMQQRLLGYLSGAHTLLSMCREEFVRQECHLGEIMSSLPAVLIRNHERQQGALLRQEVSRAKLELEETMSTSETVKMSKVKELRAWLRGEKLQELIRVENKRQEELQSAICCCHKKLQEYVKVRREQFVSSLMVLTEGLLRHMDQLLMPNGVAHGTAVRAWSTVPVAISTSIAMCKVAMGNERDAAVKSFEELCRTLLSDSDSDKRRRLNELESWRKHWRHQIHTHTETHT
- the LOC128761987 gene encoding trichohyalin-like; amino-acid sequence: MEVETQGEACSEMSQELSQDARELMGGDPENVEGGKNYHQRLTKAFLKEHCEKFKLSPTPQHNDNLYLHFKGFSAIENLEDFSGLKCLWLHGNRLRCIQNLSAQTELRCLFLQENSICKLENLEHLVCLSTLNVSNNNISRVEGLACLRQLSTLNLAHNKLETVDDIRHLKDCLSINVLDLSYNRLNDPEIISVLESMPDLRVLYLTGNEVVKKIPNYRKTMIVHLKQLTFLDEHPVFQRERGCAEAWAAGGLEEEQRKQKHWVTHEQKKLRECLDAMVTIRKKGLERSFRELLSHESRSGEPNVQKTVSETVVHHYVDQQEEEQQSVDQHQEEQHSVDQIAGEIKKTQQKLGDKNSKDQQAERGDQQLQQQKDHFHPVKQTPERGDHHAQGPVDKEEQHLADWQHSEPPQSACKQVEAKQSVDKLPAEQQSGDQPVEEQYSVVDWQQSIPQESGNQQKEEQWTVDQQKEEQQTVDQHKEEQQTVEKHLEEQQTVDQQKDEQQTVDQHKEEQQTVEKHLEEQQTVYQQVDEQQPVDQQKEEKQTVAQHEEEQQTVYQQVDKQQTVDQHEEEQQTVYQNVDEQHPVHQQVEEQQSVDQQKEEKQTIYQHKEEQQTVDQNVEEQHLVDQQKEEQQTVDQCEEEQQSVDQHKEEQQAVEPLVEVQQSVYHQVQYLQLVDKHKEEQQADEKHEMEQQSEDQQGEEQYSVNQQEEQEEQQTVDHQEEEQQSFHQPAVEQHSVDQSQEEQQSVCQQEEKQLSVDQPVEEQLSVDQPVEEQEPGVQQDKDHQSADKHKAQKSVDQQEVEQQSVNKQDAHQPADRPVYEQQSVDQQEEQQSDVQQEEYQLVDQQEQQLVDQQEEVHQSVQKEQAQQSVDHQEDVQQSVDQQEEQQSDVQQEEYQLVDQQEQQLVDQQEEVHQSVQKEQAQQSVDHQEDVQQSVDQQEEQQSDVQQEEYQLVDQQEQQLVDQQEEVHQSVQKEQAQQSVDHQDVQQSVDQQEEQQSDVQQEEYQLVDQQEQQLVDQQEEVHQSVQKEQAQQSVDHQDVQQSVDQQDEGRQFVDQEVVEEQSVGQQDVEQQLVDLQEVMQQSVDQQKEHHFLDQEEEHQFVDQEEEHQFVDQQQEQQSVDPQEEEQQSVDREEEHQFVDQQQEQQSVDQQEDEQQPIDQHQEEQLSADQQEEELQSVDQQEMEQHSVDQKEEEQQSDEQHKVQQSIDKHQEQQSDEEQRSDDQLKEELVDQQEERDQETENTMCYKSSKGQQPERGQKGALTEEDFKPVMRTPERGDHHLQGPVDQQEPQLSAWQHPEQRLESERQMRYRSSHTPSPAQILETPQVEKSEGEAPLQAEVKSEPPVQLCMLLAATVSLACSFFVSMMYFFYQDD